The Herpetosiphonaceae bacterium genome includes a window with the following:
- a CDS encoding zinc-ribbon domain containing protein, producing MSFADKTLTCRDCGTEFTFTAGEQEFYAQKGFDNEPTRCSNCRRARKQNRGGDSYGGGGGGYSSRDSYGGGREQRQMHTTTCSSCGREAQVPFVPRGDKPVYCNDCFRSQRSSSRW from the coding sequence ATGAGCTTCGCAGACAAGACGTTGACGTGCCGTGATTGTGGCACGGAGTTCACCTTCACGGCTGGAGAGCAGGAATTTTACGCCCAGAAGGGCTTCGACAACGAGCCCACTCGCTGCTCAAACTGTCGGCGCGCCCGCAAGCAGAATCGCGGTGGCGACAGCTACGGCGGTGGCGGTGGTGGCTACAGCAGCCGCGACAGCTACGGCGGTGGCCGCGAGCAGCGCCAGATGCACACGACGACCTGCTCATCCTGCGGGCGTGAGGCACAGGTGCCGTTCGTGCCCCGTGGCGACAAGCCCGTCTACTGCAACGATTGCTTCCGCTCGCAGCGCTCTTCTAGCCGCTGGTAA
- a CDS encoding DNA adenine methylase — translation MRIPHPIPYQGSKRKLARAIVACFPERVDRLIEPFAGSAAVTIAAAHHQAAQRFVLNDANAPLMELWRAIIEQPHDLARRYEHLWHEQQGRERSYYDEVRAAFNRAHAPHDLLYLLARCVKAAVRYNAQGAFNQSADHRRKGMRPQTMRQQIVAAAHLLRGRVALAAGDYREALHLATTKDVVYLDPPYQGVWGLRDPRYIQGLACDAFVATLHDLNERSIAYIVSYDGRTGAKHFGQPLPGWLKLTHLEIDAGRSAQATLLRRSSRTIESLYLSEALVRRIDLDRALALTSCWLR, via the coding sequence ATGCGCATTCCACATCCCATTCCATATCAAGGCAGCAAGCGCAAGCTGGCGCGGGCGATCGTCGCGTGTTTTCCTGAGCGTGTCGATCGGCTGATCGAGCCATTCGCGGGATCGGCGGCGGTGACGATCGCGGCGGCCCATCATCAGGCCGCGCAGCGCTTCGTGCTGAACGACGCCAACGCGCCGCTGATGGAGCTGTGGCGCGCGATCATCGAGCAGCCGCACGACCTGGCGCGGCGCTACGAGCACCTGTGGCACGAGCAGCAGGGCCGCGAGCGCAGCTACTACGACGAGGTTCGGGCCGCGTTCAATCGGGCGCACGCGCCGCACGATCTGCTCTACCTGCTGGCGCGCTGTGTGAAGGCAGCGGTGCGCTATAACGCGCAGGGCGCGTTCAACCAGAGCGCGGATCATCGCCGCAAGGGCATGCGCCCCCAGACGATGCGGCAGCAGATCGTAGCGGCGGCGCATCTGCTGCGCGGGCGCGTGGCGCTGGCGGCAGGCGATTACCGCGAGGCGCTGCATCTGGCGACGACAAAGGACGTTGTGTATCTCGATCCGCCCTATCAGGGCGTGTGGGGCCTGCGCGATCCGCGCTACATCCAGGGGCTAGCATGCGATGCGTTCGTCGCGACGCTCCACGATCTTAACGAGCGGAGCATCGCCTACATCGTCAGCTACGATGGACGCACCGGCGCGAAACACTTCGGGCAGCCGCTGCCGGGCTGGCTCAAGCTGACCCACCTTGAGATCGACGCGGGGCGGTCGGCGCAGGCGACGCTGCTCAGACGGTCCAGCCGCACGATCGAGTCGCTGTACCTTTCGGAGGCGCTGGTCCGCCGCATCGATCTGGATCGGGCGCTGGCGCTGACGAGCTGCTGGCTCAGATAA
- a CDS encoding ABC transporter ATP-binding protein, whose protein sequence is MTTGIAVELRQVSKRFGEIAAVDDVSLRIADGEFFSLLGPSGCGKTTTLRMIAGFEMPTDGEIFIKGQPMGSTPPYRRHVNTVFQSYALFPHLTVAENVAFGLQMHNVPKAEITRRVADALRLVRLDEYGKRRPRQLSGGQQQRVALARALVNQPAVLLLDEPLGALDLKLRKELQLELRGLQERVGITFVYVTHDQEEALTMSDRIAVMSGGKVLQIGTPTEIYERPTCRFVADFIGETNFLRGSVMQSDTQQATVRVGDSLVVEGYTPQPVQAGQPVTVSIRPEKARLSEQHPQTSTNVFPVKVERIAYIGSDTRIFVTLDGQHRFVVWEQNNISTLNPNAFYAQGDTAYLTWPVENALVLTE, encoded by the coding sequence GTGACGACAGGCATTGCAGTTGAGCTGCGGCAGGTGAGCAAGCGCTTCGGTGAGATCGCCGCCGTGGATGACGTATCGCTGCGCATCGCGGATGGCGAGTTTTTTTCGCTGCTGGGGCCGTCCGGCTGCGGCAAGACGACGACGCTGCGGATGATCGCCGGATTCGAGATGCCGACCGACGGCGAGATCTTCATCAAGGGCCAGCCGATGGGATCGACGCCGCCCTACCGCCGCCACGTCAACACCGTGTTTCAAAGCTACGCGCTCTTTCCGCATCTGACCGTCGCCGAGAATGTGGCCTTCGGGCTCCAGATGCACAACGTGCCCAAGGCCGAGATCACGCGGCGTGTCGCGGACGCGCTGCGGCTGGTGCGGCTCGACGAGTACGGCAAGCGCCGACCCCGGCAGCTTTCGGGCGGGCAGCAGCAGCGCGTGGCGCTGGCGCGGGCGCTGGTCAATCAGCCTGCGGTGCTGCTGCTGGACGAGCCGCTCGGCGCGCTCGATCTGAAGCTGCGCAAGGAGTTGCAGCTTGAGCTGCGCGGCCTGCAAGAGCGCGTCGGCATCACCTTTGTGTATGTCACCCACGATCAGGAGGAGGCGCTGACGATGTCGGATCGGATCGCGGTGATGAGCGGCGGCAAGGTGCTCCAGATCGGCACGCCCACCGAGATCTACGAGCGTCCGACGTGTCGCTTTGTGGCCGACTTTATCGGCGAAACCAACTTCCTGCGCGGCAGCGTGATGCAATCGGACACACAGCAGGCAACCGTGCGCGTCGGCGACAGCCTGGTCGTCGAGGGCTACACGCCGCAGCCGGTGCAGGCGGGCCAGCCGGTCACAGTCTCGATCCGACCGGAGAAAGCGCGGCTGAGCGAGCAGCATCCGCAGACTTCGACGAATGTGTTTCCAGTCAAGGTGGAGCGCATCGCCTACATCGGCTCCGATACGCGGATCTTCGTGACGCTCGACGGGCAGCATCGCTTCGTGGTCTGGGAGCAAAATAATATCTCGACGCTCAATCCCAACGCCTTCTACGCCCAGGGCGATACCGCGTATCTGACCTGGCCGGTCGAGAATGCGCTGGTGCTGACGGAGTAA
- a CDS encoding ABC transporter permease codes for MAVIPESSIVRTREAVRRRERLRLFGLLLPGSLWLTLFFLLPLVTIVIYSFLRRSSTGDIDWTFSLDNYVKLFTSPLYLTIFWRSFWLAIVTTVICLLIGYPLAFFIVRQSERWRAALIFAIMIPFWTNFLVRIYAWQFLLNNTGLINSLLDALGYPRLNMINTTGAVLTGLVYGELPFMVLPLYAVLERFDWRLLEAAQDLYANRFRAFWHVMLPLTMPGITAGSILVFVPTVGQFVVPELLGGSKVAVLGNQLAIQFKSAQNPPFGSAIALVFMAILTLAVMLYFRATTEESR; via the coding sequence ATGGCTGTGATTCCAGAAAGCTCGATCGTTCGGACGCGCGAGGCCGTGAGGCGGCGCGAGCGGCTGCGTCTGTTTGGGCTGCTGCTACCGGGCTCACTCTGGCTGACCCTCTTTTTTCTGCTGCCGCTGGTGACGATCGTGATCTACAGCTTTCTGCGGCGATCCTCGACCGGCGACATCGACTGGACCTTCTCGCTCGACAATTATGTTAAGCTGTTTACCTCGCCGCTCTACCTGACGATCTTCTGGCGCTCGTTCTGGCTGGCGATCGTGACGACGGTGATCTGCCTGCTGATCGGCTATCCGCTGGCGTTCTTCATCGTGCGCCAGAGCGAGCGCTGGCGGGCCGCGCTGATCTTCGCGATCATGATCCCATTCTGGACCAACTTTCTGGTGCGGATCTATGCCTGGCAGTTTTTGCTCAACAACACCGGCCTGATCAACAGCCTGCTCGACGCGCTGGGCTATCCCCGGCTGAATATGATCAACACCACGGGCGCGGTGCTGACCGGCCTGGTCTATGGCGAGCTTCCTTTCATGGTGCTGCCGCTGTACGCCGTGCTGGAGCGCTTCGACTGGCGGCTGCTGGAGGCGGCGCAGGATCTCTACGCCAACCGCTTCCGCGCCTTCTGGCACGTGATGCTGCCGCTGACGATGCCGGGCATTACCGCAGGCTCGATCCTGGTCTTCGTGCCGACGGTCGGGCAGTTTGTGGTGCCGGAACTGCTCGGCGGCTCCAAGGTTGCGGTGCTCGGTAATCAGCTTGCGATCCAGTTCAAGTCGGCCCAAAACCCGCCGTTTGGCTCGGCAATCGCGCTGGTCTTCATGGCAATCCTGACGCTGGCGGTGATGCTCTACTTCCGCGCGACGACGGAGGAAAGCCGATGA
- a CDS encoding ABC transporter permease: protein MSLSTERASAAPQPVSSTRAARARRNWASWVLALNAAWSYLFLYAPILILILFSFNQSRFGAKWTGWTLDWYRQMVRDDRIADAFQTTMLIAITSTVIATTIGTMLALALERYRFRGRTALDATLYLPIIIPDIVMAVALLAFFSFTFRLLNATFGLSMRNGLATVIIAHVAFNISFVTVVVRASLRNFDRRLEEAAQDLGANPWQTFRHVTLPLIMPGIIGGALIAFTLSLDDFVVTFFTSGPGVNTLPLEVYSRVRKTITPEINAVSTLMLLGSIVLVAASLLLQRRGR, encoded by the coding sequence ATGAGCCTGTCGACCGAGCGCGCCAGCGCCGCGCCGCAGCCTGTCTCGAGCACCCGCGCGGCCCGCGCCCGCCGCAACTGGGCAAGCTGGGTGCTGGCGCTCAACGCGGCCTGGTCCTACCTGTTTCTGTACGCGCCGATCCTGATCCTGATCCTGTTCTCGTTCAACCAGTCGCGATTCGGCGCGAAGTGGACCGGCTGGACGCTGGATTGGTACCGGCAGATGGTGCGGGACGATCGGATCGCCGATGCGTTCCAGACCACGATGCTAATCGCGATCACCTCGACGGTTATCGCCACGACGATCGGCACGATGCTGGCGCTGGCGCTGGAGCGCTACCGCTTTCGTGGGCGCACCGCGCTCGACGCCACGCTCTACCTGCCGATCATCATCCCCGACATCGTAATGGCGGTCGCGCTGCTGGCGTTCTTCTCGTTTACATTCCGCCTGCTCAACGCTACGTTTGGCCTGAGCATGCGCAACGGCCTTGCGACCGTGATTATCGCGCATGTGGCCTTCAATATCTCGTTTGTGACGGTGGTGGTGCGCGCCAGCCTGCGCAACTTCGATCGGCGGCTGGAAGAGGCCGCGCAAGACCTGGGAGCCAATCCGTGGCAGACGTTTCGGCACGTGACGCTGCCGCTGATCATGCCCGGCATCATCGGCGGCGCGCTGATCGCCTTCACGCTCTCGCTCGATGACTTCGTGGTGACGTTCTTCACCAGCGGCCCCGGCGTCAACACGCTGCCGCTTGAGGTCTATAGCCGCGTGCGCAAAACGATCACGCCTGAGATCAACGCCGTCTCGACGCTGATGCTGCTCGGCTCGATCGTGCTGGTGGCCGCGTCGCTGCTGCTGCAAAGAAGGGGACGGTAG
- a CDS encoding extracellular solute-binding protein, with protein MKRWRALLPVLLIAVLVACGQTGNQANQPAASVPTSPNAAAQTSVPEASPAETSAAATQPANEEITVSPETITVEPQMTETAAAGSATATAGGSGQAPGGTSTGEIDCGDKSKLGTTLHIFSWADYWPVEDDNNLLADFQAACGVEVTLDTFPSNEDLAAKIRAGNSGYDIIVPSDYMVGILAEEGRLLKLDKSLIPNIANLDQNQMGLYYDPNNDYSLPYQYGMTGIAFNSKEVTPAPDSWAALFDPAQLKPYENKVSMLDDERESVGAALKYQGYSYNAIDPQELAKAKEVLLAQKPLLARYDSENVAAGLTSGEIVMAHAWNGAAALARSENPDIQWIVPKEGGVIWQDNLAIPADAPEPYTAHVFINNVLDGKIGARITDFTYYLTPNKAAEPLVSEDVRQLQFYPDDEMRKRLEYIERKGDPALYSDIWTEIKGQ; from the coding sequence ATGAAACGATGGAGAGCGCTGCTGCCGGTGCTGCTGATCGCCGTGCTCGTCGCGTGTGGGCAGACGGGGAACCAGGCGAATCAGCCAGCGGCGAGCGTACCGACCTCGCCGAATGCGGCGGCCCAGACATCGGTGCCCGAAGCGTCGCCCGCCGAAACCAGCGCTGCGGCGACACAGCCCGCCAATGAGGAGATCACCGTCTCGCCGGAGACGATCACGGTCGAGCCACAGATGACAGAGACAGCCGCCGCAGGCTCCGCGACGGCAACAGCCGGAGGCTCCGGCCAGGCTCCAGGCGGCACCTCCACGGGCGAGATCGACTGTGGCGATAAGAGCAAGCTCGGCACGACGCTGCATATCTTCAGCTGGGCCGACTACTGGCCGGTCGAGGACGACAACAACCTGCTCGCAGATTTTCAGGCGGCGTGCGGCGTCGAGGTGACGCTCGACACCTTCCCATCGAACGAGGACCTGGCGGCAAAGATTCGGGCCGGAAACTCCGGCTACGACATCATCGTGCCGTCCGACTACATGGTCGGTATTCTGGCGGAAGAGGGACGGCTGCTGAAGCTCGACAAGTCGCTGATCCCGAACATCGCCAACCTAGACCAAAACCAGATGGGCCTGTACTACGATCCCAACAACGACTACTCGCTGCCCTACCAGTACGGCATGACCGGCATCGCGTTCAACAGCAAAGAGGTCACGCCCGCGCCGGATAGCTGGGCCGCGCTCTTCGATCCTGCGCAGCTCAAGCCGTACGAGAACAAAGTCAGCATGCTCGACGACGAGCGCGAAAGCGTCGGCGCGGCGCTCAAATACCAGGGCTACTCGTACAACGCGATCGATCCGCAAGAGCTGGCGAAGGCCAAAGAGGTCCTTCTGGCACAGAAGCCGCTCCTGGCACGCTACGACTCGGAGAACGTCGCGGCGGGCCTGACCAGCGGCGAGATCGTGATGGCGCATGCCTGGAACGGCGCGGCGGCGCTGGCCCGCTCCGAAAATCCCGACATTCAGTGGATCGTGCCCAAGGAAGGCGGCGTCATCTGGCAGGATAACCTGGCGATCCCGGCGGACGCGCCAGAACCGTACACCGCGCATGTGTTCATCAACAACGTGCTCGACGGCAAGATCGGCGCGCGCATCACCGACTTCACCTACTACCTGACGCCCAACAAAGCGGCAGAGCCGCTGGTCAGCGAGGACGTGCGCCAGCTTCAATTCTATCCCGACGACGAGATGCGCAAGCGGCTGGAGTACATCGAGCGCAAGGGCGATCCCGCGCTCTACTCCGACATCTGGACCGAGATCAAAGGCCAGTAG
- a CDS encoding aldehyde dehydrogenase family protein, translated as MAPMMWIDNQLVPSADGATFAVHDPATEEVIDEVPRGSAADAQRAITAATTAFRDWRKVTAGERAELLHEVARKLRARAQELATLLTREGGKPLKENIDEMSWSAACFDYYAEMGRNSRGRVIPSVEPSQLALVLKEPYGVVGCIVPWNYPILLMAWKVAPALAAGNTVVLKPSEMTPLSTLACAEIFDHLPPGVVNIVTGYGDVGRELVVSRGTQMIAFTGSAATGREIARLAAEQIKKVHLELGGKDAFIVAEDADLDVAVPGVAWAALLNAGQVCTSTERVYVHESIRKPFTDRLVDYVRSLRLGPGIDPQTDIGPVIGEKYRAKVEEHVDEARAQGAKILTGGQRPKQFERGYFYEPTVLTNLDHSFRIMREETFGPTIPIMAYSTFDEAIALANDSDYGLGANLFTRDPRKVKQYYEEVKAGTLWVNDPLTDNDAGPFGGMKLSGGARELGQEGLEEFMETKHVHWDFEMQPKPWWYPYGEK; from the coding sequence ATGGCCCCGATGATGTGGATCGACAATCAGCTCGTACCCAGCGCCGACGGCGCAACCTTCGCCGTCCACGATCCTGCCACCGAAGAGGTGATCGACGAGGTGCCCAGGGGCAGCGCCGCCGACGCGCAGCGCGCCATCACGGCGGCAACCACAGCCTTTCGCGACTGGCGCAAAGTCACCGCAGGCGAGCGCGCCGAGCTGCTGCACGAGGTTGCGCGGAAGCTCCGCGCGCGCGCTCAGGAGCTGGCGACGCTGCTGACACGCGAGGGCGGCAAGCCGCTCAAAGAAAACATCGACGAGATGAGCTGGTCGGCGGCGTGCTTCGACTACTACGCCGAGATGGGCCGCAACTCGCGGGGCCGCGTGATCCCCAGCGTGGAGCCGTCGCAGCTTGCGCTGGTGCTCAAGGAGCCGTACGGCGTCGTCGGATGCATCGTGCCGTGGAACTACCCGATCCTGCTCATGGCCTGGAAGGTGGCGCCCGCGCTGGCCGCTGGCAACACGGTTGTGCTCAAGCCCAGCGAGATGACGCCGCTCTCGACGCTGGCCTGCGCCGAGATCTTTGATCATCTACCGCCGGGCGTGGTCAATATCGTCACGGGCTACGGCGACGTCGGGCGCGAGCTGGTGGTCAGCCGGGGCACGCAGATGATCGCCTTCACCGGCAGCGCCGCGACAGGCCGCGAGATCGCCCGGCTGGCGGCGGAGCAGATCAAAAAAGTTCATCTTGAGCTGGGCGGCAAAGATGCGTTCATCGTCGCCGAAGATGCCGATCTCGACGTGGCGGTGCCAGGCGTCGCCTGGGCCGCGCTGCTCAATGCTGGACAGGTCTGCACCTCCACAGAGCGCGTCTATGTCCACGAGAGCATCCGCAAGCCCTTCACCGATCGGCTGGTCGACTATGTTCGATCGCTGCGGCTCGGCCCCGGCATCGATCCGCAGACCGACATCGGCCCGGTGATCGGCGAGAAGTATCGCGCCAAAGTGGAGGAGCACGTCGACGAGGCCAGGGCGCAGGGCGCGAAGATCCTGACCGGCGGGCAGCGCCCCAAGCAGTTCGAGCGCGGCTACTTCTACGAGCCGACGGTGCTCACCAACCTTGATCACTCGTTCCGCATCATGCGCGAAGAAACCTTCGGCCCGACGATCCCGATCATGGCCTACTCGACCTTCGATGAGGCGATTGCCCTCGCCAACGACAGCGACTACGGCCTCGGTGCGAACCTCTTCACGCGCGATCCGCGCAAGGTCAAGCAGTACTACGAAGAGGTCAAGGCGGGCACGCTCTGGGTCAACGATCCGCTCACCGACAACGACGCGGGGCCGTTC